AAGATTCGAATGAATTGTTGATAAATAGTGCAATATAAAATAATGACGAGATATTTGATTTTTAAAAATATTTATATACTCTTTATAGCATTAAACTAGATTTTGAAGGATTGTATTATATAAAATTTATATTTTTTAAAAAACTTGTGTTTTATTTTGTTATCTATCTAATTTTAGTATCAATTATAGTTTATTAAAAAAAATATGTAAAATTTAATATATAGCTTTTCTGTGAATTCGTGGGGTCTGAATCCCAGTAGTAGTAATAGTAAGTGTAAAAGATAAGGTTATAGGATAAAGATCGACATTTTAAGTCAAATCTCTCGACTCTTTTTCGTCCACATATTCATTTCAGTCCAAAGAATCTCAAGTATTCGGTCAAAGTAAACTAAACTTGACTAATCAACCATGCAAAAGTCAATGGTGGAGCTAAATAATTCATTTTTTTCTAAGCTTCTATATATAAGCTATGAGAATATAATTAGAATCACATTGGAAAGCATGGCTACATACAAGATTTGGCTGATGTCTCTCATGATCACAGGTATAGTTCTTGTTAACTACATACATATAAGTATATAACATTGATCAAAAAAAAAAAAAAGTATATAACAATCAGAATTTGATATTACTTCTTGTTTCAAAAATTCCATTTAGGAGCGATTCTAGCAGATGTAATCCCTGGAGTTACTATAACAAAGACAGCGATCGCTTGTCCTCTCTATTGCTTGGAAGTAGAGTACATGACATGTCCTTCCTCTGGGGACGAGAAGCTGCCTCCGAGATGCAACTGTTGTCTTGCTCCCAAAAACTGTACTCTCCATCTCTCTGGTTCTACTTCTATCCATTGTACCAAATGATTTTAGAAACAAGTGTGTTCTATTTCATCTGTTCTGTAATCTCCTTTTTCTTCTTCTTGCTTCTTTCTCAAACTTTAACATCAAACACTTACATGTAATGGATATATAAAGAGCTTGTGAGTGAGTATGTACTGTAAGTTTGGCTGTTTTATTGAGTATTTTAAAAACCTTAAAGGAGCTCTACGTTGTGACCAGGTCCCAACTTTGTGATTATAAAAACGAAACCCTCGTTATGCTAATGGTAAGATAAAAAAGTCAGCAGCTCCTGCAGCAACTAGAACCACAGTAGTAATGGTTTTTTACTTTTTTTAATACTTTAAAATTTGTATTTATTTATTAAGTTAATTTATTTTAAGAGAAATTAGGACCAATAACGAAATCAAAGCCATAAATTAAGAAAATGACCATAACAAAATAATGGTTGTATATTTATACGATATTTGTCATTTTACCTTTCATCACTATTTCCTTCTTTTTTTTTTTGAATGAACACTATTTCCTCTTATTTTAATTTACTTTTAACAGTCTAAAAAATAATTATTCAAATTTTTAGTAATTTATGAAAACATAGATTTTTTCTTTCTAATGCCATATTTTGAAAATTTTAAAACAAATATACATTTATAAAAATTAATATGTTATGTTTTTACGATGTTGTGTTCTATTGCATTTAGCATAAATATAATAGACTCTAATGCTCTATTCTATTTAATTATGTAGAATATAAATGTAATTTACTCTCTCGTTATAAGAGGGACAGTGTTGTCGAAACTCGAAAGGAGTGAAATTTTATCACATCACTTTTTTTTAAAACTACATATATGGTTAGTTTGTTAATTTTCTTATCCTTATGTATATTTGAAAAATTCACTCTTATTTTAAATATTTTTATTTTATTCTCATTATTTTTATTTAATTAAATTTATTATTGATAATTTTATTAGAAAATAAATAATATAGGTTTAATGTTTAAAACGTTAATAAAATTTTGTTTGTTTTTCTATCCCTAGGTTCATTTGACAAATTCACCCTTATTTTAATTATTTTTATTCATTTTTATTCATTTTTACTATTTTATTTTGCTACTATTATTTTATTTAATTTTTAATTATGATAACTTTTTACTTCAAAATAAGTAATTTAATTTTAAGGTTTAATACAATAAAATTAATTTCGTGATTTCAAGTATTAGTGTTTTAAACACCGAAAATTAAAGTGCTATTTTCACACTTTTATGGTTTTAAATGCTGTTTCTCCAATTCTATTAATGGTTTTCGCTTTTAAATTCAAAATAAATTTTAGTTTATGACAGAAAGAAGTCTACTACTTCCTGTGAGATATTAATACTGAGATAAGAAAATTTAGGTGAATCAATAGGCGTGCTTAGGCCACTACGAATACTAAGTGGGGTTGCTATAGATCTGTGGGCTTCCATTACGAGTACTAAATGTACCCAAACAAGTCCCATTACGTGGTTCCTTCTAACTAATACGATTGTTTCGGGCGATGCCGCAAGACAAAATGCTCCTCGTCGAGCGGTCGAGAAGTTTACTTTCACGAAGAAGCGACACGTGCAAAGACGTGGCGATACGTGTCATTCAGAAGTTAAAAGAAAAATAAAATGTTTGTTGCGGTTTCACATCCTCCCAAAGTGTTTATAAGTTTATTACCCGTAGTGGCAGTTCAGATTTGATGATGTAGTAAGCAACTTGCAAGTACAATGACGAATCTGTTGGCTTTGTGTCTTGTCTTCAGCACTTTATTTGCGGCGGAAGTATGGTCTCCGAGCCCATCCGTGACCACTCAACAGACCGTGGTGTCGGAGGAAGACGTCATCGTCAAAGATGGCCATCGCGTTGTGGTGGTTGAATACGACCGCGACGGGAAAACCAATACCAGAGTCTCGATCTCGCCGCCGTCGGCAGATGAGGGAGAACAAAAACAAGTAGTAGAGAAGGAAACTACGTTGTTTAGACACTCTAAAGAGAAAGCGAAAGAAACGGCGTCGTATTTTCCAAACGTTGGTCAAGGCATCTCGCAGCCGGTTGTGACGGAGGAGGCGCGTGATCACCACGCGACGGCTGGGGAAGTCATATGCGACGCGTTCGGTAAGTGCAGGCAGAAGATCTCGAGTGTTGTTGGCCGGGCTAAAGACCGAGCATCTGATACGGTAGATGATGTCGGAGAGAAGATCTCTGATGCCGGAGATGCTGCGGCGGGTAAAGCTTACGACGTGAAGGAGACGGTTACACGTGTGGCACGTGACTTAGAGGAAACGGTTGCTGATAAAGCCGGCTATGCTAAGGAGAAGGTAGGAGAGACGGCACATGATGCGAAGGAGGGTATGGCCCATAAAGCTCAAGATGTTAAAGATAAAGTAACCAGAAAAGCCAATAACGTGAAGGAGACCATGGCCCATAAACCCCATGAGTCGAAGGAGAGGGTGAAAGATGAAGTGAGAGAGAAGGCTCACGAACTCAAGGAGAAGGCGGCTCACAAGTCCCACAACGCGTGGGAGAGAGTTAAGTTTGCGGCGCGTGGATTGGGGTCAGCGACTGCGAAGGCGCTGAGTCCTACTAAGGTAGCAAGCGTGGTGGGGCTGACTGCAATTGCGGCTGCGTTTGGGACTAGCGTGTGGGTGACGTTTGTGTCGAGCTACGTGTTGGCCTCAGTGTTGGGGAGGCAGCAGTTCGGGGTTGTTCAGAGCAAGCTGTATCCTGTCTACTTCAAGGCAACCTCTGTTGGAATCTTGGTGGGTTTGCTTGGTCACGTGCTTAGCCGGCGGAGGAAGCTGCTCACTGACGCTACGGAGATGTGGCAAGGCGTGAA
This genomic interval from Brassica oleracea var. oleracea cultivar TO1000 chromosome C2, BOL, whole genome shotgun sequence contains the following:
- the LOC106326242 gene encoding proteinase inhibitor PSI-1.2 — encoded protein: MATYKIWLMSLMITGAILADVIPGVTITKTAIACPLYCLEVEYMTCPSSGDEKLPPRCNCCLAPKNCTLHLSGSTSIHCTK
- the LOC106325614 gene encoding uncharacterized protein LOC106325614, which codes for MTNLLALCLVFSTLFAAEVWSPSPSVTTQQTVVSEEDVIVKDGHRVVVVEYDRDGKTNTRVSISPPSADEGEQKQVVEKETTLFRHSKEKAKETASYFPNVGQGISQPVVTEEARDHHATAGEVICDAFGKCRQKISSVVGRAKDRASDTVDDVGEKISDAGDAAAGKAYDVKETVTRVARDLEETVADKAGYAKEKVGETAHDAKEGMAHKAQDVKDKVTRKANNVKETMAHKPHESKERVKDEVREKAHELKEKAAHKSHNAWERVKFAARGLGSATAKALSPTKVASVVGLTAIAAAFGTSVWVTFVSSYVLASVLGRQQFGVVQSKLYPVYFKATSVGILVGLLGHVLSRRRKLLTDATEMWQGVNLLSAFFMIEANKSFVEPRATKAMFERMKAEKEGRGGGERTSEQEVRRKLERLSERLSKLNTYSSWLNIMMLMSLTWHFVYLGQRLGAAC